One genomic window of Desulfurococcus mucosus DSM 2162 includes the following:
- a CDS encoding Lrp/AsnC ligand binding domain-containing protein yields MAKSSAIILIQTEIGAEAKVLDELFKIPEVKEAYVVYGTYDIVLKIEAEALEKIREIVTNKIRKYPDIRTTVTMIIVEEKVRQ; encoded by the coding sequence ATGGCGAAGTCATCGGCCATAATCCTCATTCAGACGGAGATAGGCGCGGAGGCCAAGGTCCTTGACGAACTCTTTAAGATACCCGAGGTGAAGGAGGCCTACGTAGTGTATGGAACCTACGACATAGTCCTGAAGATCGAGGCGGAGGCCCTTGAGAAGATAAGGGAGATAGTCACCAACAAGATAAGGAAGTACCCTGACATAAGGACAACCGTCACAATGATAATCGTGGAGGAGAAGGTGAGGCAGTAG
- the map gene encoding type II methionyl aminopeptidase, whose translation MLSDDAVSKLKRAGWIARVVREEAAKLVKPGMSLLEVAERVEGRIRELGGEPAFPVNIGVNHVAAHYTPPPGDSSIIPDGSIVKIDLGVHVDGYIADTATTVSFNPAYEGLVEASQRALERVVEFVKPGVKASEIGRIIEETIKSRGFNPVRNLSGHSIDQYVIHSGLSIPNYNDFFAGWRLGPGVYAVEPFASTGVGLVSEGRSVTIYSLKRKKARLPPGVVEVYEKVFNERRTLPFAERWLLKYTGNPQMAVRFMAKAGVLHEYPVLVERSGGLVSQFEHTFIVTQSDVIVTTI comes from the coding sequence ATGCTCTCGGATGACGCGGTCTCCAAGCTGAAGCGGGCTGGATGGATAGCGAGAGTTGTAAGGGAGGAGGCTGCTAAACTAGTGAAGCCGGGTATGAGTCTCCTTGAGGTAGCCGAGCGCGTTGAGGGCAGGATAAGGGAGCTTGGCGGCGAGCCGGCTTTCCCAGTGAACATAGGGGTCAACCATGTTGCAGCCCACTATACTCCTCCACCCGGTGACAGCAGCATTATACCTGACGGATCTATTGTGAAGATTGATCTAGGTGTGCATGTCGACGGCTACATAGCTGACACAGCGACAACTGTTTCATTCAACCCGGCTTACGAAGGGCTTGTTGAGGCATCGCAACGCGCGTTGGAAAGAGTTGTCGAATTCGTGAAGCCCGGGGTCAAGGCGAGCGAGATAGGGAGGATCATAGAGGAGACGATTAAGTCGAGGGGGTTCAACCCCGTGAGAAACCTCAGCGGGCACAGCATAGACCAGTACGTGATACACTCGGGGCTCAGCATACCGAATTACAACGACTTCTTCGCTGGATGGAGGCTGGGACCCGGCGTGTACGCTGTGGAGCCATTCGCCTCAACAGGCGTCGGCCTTGTGTCAGAGGGGAGGAGCGTTACGATATATTCACTTAAAAGGAAGAAGGCCAGGCTACCCCCTGGTGTCGTAGAGGTCTACGAGAAAGTATTCAATGAGAGGAGGACGCTCCCATTTGCCGAGAGATGGCTGTTGAAGTACACTGGTAACCCCCAGATGGCAGTACGCTTCATGGCTAAGGCCGGGGTGCTCCACGAGTACCCGGTGCTGGTTGAGAGGTCCGGGGGATTGGTGTCGCAGTTCGAGCACACGTTCATAGTGACCCAGAGCGACGTCATAGTGACCACTATTTGA
- a CDS encoding DUF367 family protein: protein MAGVRGGGGLLNIHVYVLLHREDDPLKNTAVKMVRMGLATLVDARRLRARPVVLNPYSQEYLGPWLRDTVLQQGILVVDASWRRLSPSRFTGIRGLHVKLPPLLPGNPVNYGKPCILSSIEAVAASLYITGFHEEYSRLLGLYKWMKTFHELNKELLDAYSKSKTPGELESAISEFWPASPPC, encoded by the coding sequence GTGGCCGGGGTACGTGGGGGAGGCGGCCTTTTGAACATACATGTCTACGTGTTGCTGCACCGTGAGGACGACCCCTTGAAGAACACTGCGGTGAAGATGGTTAGAATGGGGTTAGCCACACTAGTCGACGCTAGGAGGCTTAGAGCCAGGCCAGTGGTCCTGAACCCCTACTCCCAGGAATACCTTGGCCCATGGCTACGTGACACAGTATTGCAGCAGGGAATCCTAGTGGTTGACGCGAGCTGGAGGAGGCTCAGCCCCTCAAGGTTCACAGGTATAAGGGGCCTCCATGTGAAGCTGCCTCCACTACTACCAGGCAACCCTGTCAACTACGGTAAGCCCTGCATACTTTCAAGCATAGAGGCTGTTGCAGCATCACTCTACATAACAGGCTTCCACGAGGAGTACTCAAGGCTGCTCGGCCTCTATAAGTGGATGAAGACCTTCCACGAGCTCAACAAGGAGCTCCTCGACGCATACTCGAAGAGTAAAACCCCCGGTGAGCTGGAATCAGCGATCTCAGAGTTTTGGCCCGCCAGCCCTCCATGCTGA
- a CDS encoding DEAD/DEAH box helicase, with amino-acid sequence MRKYSYSEAINMVVFKVKRWLEESEFKELLKIADYNGYRDGYRVFTLNVEKSLRNGYGVEDALNLLMELEAEVEGSIDDLRNAFNKYSVTLEWDSVEGFIMLHMPKTLYTGLKNVLSLVGARKSSETPDTSTYRIPPLNLDLLVRDLERLGIPVSDPAGLTRPKTLQVKPELRNVDLRDYQREALGKWVENKHRGVIALPTGSGKTLIGVAALVETGVRSLIVVYTKEQMMQWRDAILKYTNIEPSMIGLIHSEEKRPAPVTITTYQSGFRQINTLSPFFDMLIIDEVHHLPAEKFRHIAVHSIARYRMGLSATPFREDGRHEELFPLLGGVVYYKTPNDLVSMGYLARYRVVTVKTRLSGEERKAYEELRRKYWALAGSRDFKQVVEDARTDPRAREALRVHSQMRSILARAKAKIDKAVEIARSELEKGGKIIVFTQYVDQAREISERLNAYLLTGEIPTEERKRILEEFKNTDKGILVVTTVGDEGLDIPDANVGIMVSGTGSRRQFIQRLGRLLRPKPGGKEAVLYEIILEKTSEEYQARKRKNMGFDEMMNSGEGE; translated from the coding sequence ATGAGGAAGTACTCTTACTCGGAGGCGATTAACATGGTTGTGTTCAAGGTTAAGAGGTGGCTTGAGGAAAGCGAGTTCAAGGAGCTCCTCAAGATAGCTGACTACAATGGTTACAGGGATGGCTACCGGGTGTTCACGCTCAATGTGGAGAAGTCCCTGAGAAACGGGTACGGCGTCGAGGATGCTTTAAACCTACTCATGGAGCTGGAGGCCGAGGTCGAGGGCTCCATCGATGACTTGAGAAACGCGTTCAACAAGTACTCGGTTACATTAGAGTGGGATAGCGTGGAAGGATTCATCATGCTCCACATGCCTAAAACCCTTTACACGGGGTTGAAGAACGTCCTCTCCCTTGTGGGGGCGAGAAAGAGCTCCGAGACACCTGACACGTCAACCTACAGGATCCCACCCTTGAACCTGGATCTACTTGTAAGAGACCTTGAAAGACTCGGGATACCGGTGAGCGATCCGGCTGGGCTCACCCGGCCGAAGACGCTTCAAGTGAAGCCTGAGCTTAGGAATGTGGATTTAAGGGATTACCAGCGGGAGGCCCTGGGTAAGTGGGTTGAGAACAAGCACCGCGGGGTCATAGCGTTGCCAACGGGCTCCGGTAAGACGCTTATAGGGGTTGCAGCCCTCGTTGAGACCGGTGTCCGTAGCCTCATAGTGGTTTACACGAAGGAGCAGATGATGCAGTGGAGGGATGCTATACTCAAGTACACTAATATTGAGCCGTCGATGATAGGCCTTATACACAGCGAGGAGAAGAGGCCTGCACCAGTCACTATAACGACCTATCAGAGCGGGTTCCGCCAGATAAACACTCTGTCGCCTTTCTTCGACATGCTGATAATAGACGAGGTACACCACCTGCCCGCCGAGAAGTTCAGGCACATAGCCGTGCACAGCATAGCAAGGTATAGGATGGGGCTCTCCGCCACCCCCTTCAGGGAGGATGGGAGGCATGAGGAGCTCTTCCCGCTGCTTGGCGGAGTAGTATACTATAAGACGCCCAACGACCTAGTGTCGATGGGCTACCTGGCACGCTACAGGGTTGTCACGGTGAAAACAAGGCTCAGCGGTGAGGAGCGTAAAGCGTATGAGGAGTTGAGGCGGAAGTACTGGGCTCTCGCTGGATCAAGGGATTTCAAGCAGGTGGTTGAAGACGCGAGAACCGACCCAAGGGCGAGGGAAGCGCTCAGAGTACACAGCCAGATGAGGAGCATCCTTGCCAGGGCGAAGGCTAAGATCGATAAGGCGGTTGAGATAGCTAGGAGCGAGCTGGAGAAGGGCGGTAAGATAATAGTGTTCACACAGTACGTGGATCAAGCCAGGGAGATAAGTGAGAGGTTGAACGCCTACCTCTTAACAGGTGAGATCCCCACGGAGGAGAGGAAGCGCATCCTCGAGGAGTTCAAGAACACGGATAAAGGGATACTGGTAGTCACCACCGTTGGAGACGAGGGCCTCGACATACCTGACGCCAACGTGGGCATCATGGTCTCGGGCACGGGTTCCAGACGCCAGTTCATACAGAGGCTAGGGAGGCTGCTGAGGCCGAAGCCAGGCGGTAAAGAGGCAGTCCTCTACGAGATAATCCTCGAGAAAACCAGTGAGGAATACCAGGCGAGGAAGCGTAAGAACATGGGTTTCGACGAGATGATGAACAGTGGGGAAGGCGAGTAA
- a CDS encoding metal-dependent hydrolase, translating to MGVIKYLGHSFFEITLTGLDGAVKNILIDPWVENPLSPVKVGDYRDRRIDYVIVTHDHGDHMGNAIELAKATGATLIGIYETALYAEERGVKAVGGNIGGALKISDVEVVLTPATHSSTRGSPTGVIVHGRDLTVYHAGDTGLFSEMALIGELYRPDVAMLPIGGHFTMGIREAVKAVELIKPKIAIPMHYNTFPLIQADPEEFKRLVEAKTGVKVVVLKPGGTLTYP from the coding sequence ATGGGTGTAATCAAGTACCTCGGCCACAGCTTCTTCGAGATAACTCTCACAGGCCTAGACGGTGCCGTTAAAAACATATTGATCGACCCCTGGGTTGAAAACCCGTTGAGCCCGGTGAAGGTGGGCGATTACAGGGATAGGAGGATAGACTACGTGATCGTCACGCATGATCACGGAGACCACATGGGGAACGCCATAGAGTTGGCGAAGGCCACGGGGGCCACGTTGATCGGCATATACGAGACAGCATTATACGCTGAGGAAAGAGGCGTGAAAGCAGTGGGCGGAAACATTGGCGGAGCACTTAAGATAAGTGATGTAGAAGTAGTGTTAACGCCTGCAACACACAGCAGTACAAGGGGCTCGCCCACCGGTGTGATCGTACATGGGAGAGACCTAACAGTGTACCATGCAGGCGACACCGGGCTGTTCAGCGAGATGGCCCTGATAGGTGAGCTCTACAGACCCGACGTAGCCATGCTACCCATAGGAGGACACTTCACGATGGGTATACGTGAAGCCGTTAAAGCCGTGGAGTTAATCAAGCCCAAGATAGCTATACCAATGCACTACAATACATTCCCACTGATACAGGCCGACCCAGAGGAGTTCAAGAGACTCGTCGAAGCCAAGACAGGGGTTAAAGTAGTGGTGTTAAAGCCCGGTGGAACCCTCACATACCCATAG
- the rgy gene encoding reverse gyrase, whose translation MLRSVDPLYKGFCPVCGGDVSASELELYGSCKKCSRSSLTPVLRDIVAGDLDDFSGFFSKATNGLSIWGAQRIWSKRLVSGENTVLIAPTGMGKTTLLIVYSLYAARRGKRVVYIAPTRVLLTQVYRRILDAASRIGLADSMILMYDSSAGKKKREEALARIKQGDYRILVVTNSFLSRKTDLLLPVKPDVVIADDVDSIVRSEKNIVRLLRILGYTDEVVELAKKRISLMWRLMVNRAFNSEEKYAEAVKEYIEVDSELEKKLAETPRSQFIVASATGRMKGLMSRVLKELLHVDISGVTIYGRDVTDSYLLIKQGDSGRGVAELIERLGPGGLIYVAPRHPFKKELEEILGNVLKTLSSKGYRIGEATPGNVMKLVKGDLDLLVGSASYYGSSVRGIDAPEAIRYVVFIGSPVFAVKLEALLANPNMMIRALLEIANLAGDPGARGKAADLRRLVYTLSPGELRLVKLALSGKIPEETLSSSERLSSRYPEIKNYYAETLAKVKSILDERHVVEMGSITLVSVDGDYLALIPDVMTYIQASGRTSRLYGLRMTHGLSIVVEYEPLANTVRGLEARLKAINRELGFTDLRGVNLEHELELIASTRRGGGASNGLKYRSILVVVESPTKAKTIARFFGKPVARRLGDVSVYEIPVKLGDEIVHLNIMPTRGHIFDLTTDNEGYYGVLINEGGVSPVYESIKRCRLCGTQFTSGETCPRCGSRVFTDSKTVVAALRKIAGEVDEVYIATDPDIEGEKIAYDVYLAVKYYNEKIWRIELHEITVQEFLKALGSKRGINTLLVEGEVYRRVLDRLIGFKLSQELQSMHGLRFLGAGRVQTPVLGLVIERYRSFLRNRCKRVSFKLGAPLNTVFTILVDKGSELPSKLKDARVLKLVRTRREEVVVSPKPPYTTDELLADAARLGLPAGTAMMIAQQLFEAGLITYHRTDSHYVSNTGISVAVKYMEEKGFSRVARPSHWGSQGTHEAIRPVHPYDVDDLLKAIAEGLVNVVIPLTGLHLRLYDMIFKRFISSQMKPFKSVKSTFAVYYDGLKLGEVELLTRIVEDGFNLFEKVKVHSELDDVESLDVSVEDVVIADSSRIPLYTEGELVSLMKQLGLGRPSTYSKIIENVRRHGYVIASKKRLKLIPTKRGMEVYEYLVSRYPDLVSVETTRRLEESIDRIGKGEVDARTLLTEVCSRLNIWGKPVEGATSISS comes from the coding sequence TTGCTGAGATCCGTGGACCCTTTATACAAGGGTTTCTGCCCGGTTTGCGGTGGAGACGTCTCCGCCAGCGAACTAGAGCTTTACGGCTCGTGTAAAAAGTGCTCCAGGAGCAGTCTGACACCCGTACTCAGAGACATAGTGGCAGGCGACCTCGATGATTTCTCAGGTTTCTTCAGTAAGGCCACGAACGGGCTGAGTATATGGGGTGCACAGAGGATATGGTCTAAGAGACTGGTGTCCGGCGAGAACACCGTCCTCATAGCTCCCACCGGCATGGGTAAGACAACACTGCTAATAGTCTACTCCCTTTACGCTGCGAGGAGGGGGAAGAGGGTTGTCTACATTGCGCCGACCCGGGTGCTTCTCACACAGGTCTACAGGAGGATCCTTGACGCAGCCTCAAGGATCGGTTTAGCCGACTCCATGATACTAATGTATGACTCGTCAGCCGGAAAAAAGAAAAGGGAGGAGGCACTCGCCAGGATCAAGCAGGGAGACTACAGGATCCTCGTTGTAACCAATAGCTTCCTCTCAAGGAAAACCGATCTCCTCCTACCGGTTAAACCAGACGTCGTTATAGCTGACGATGTTGACAGCATTGTTAGAAGCGAGAAGAACATAGTGCGGCTACTAAGGATCCTGGGATACACGGATGAAGTCGTTGAGCTCGCCAAGAAAAGGATAAGCTTAATGTGGAGGCTGATGGTTAACCGGGCCTTCAACAGCGAGGAGAAGTACGCTGAGGCCGTGAAGGAGTATATAGAGGTGGACTCAGAGCTGGAGAAAAAACTGGCTGAGACCCCGCGGAGCCAGTTCATAGTGGCCTCGGCGACGGGGCGAATGAAGGGTTTAATGAGCAGGGTTCTAAAGGAGCTCCTCCACGTGGATATCTCAGGGGTAACAATCTACGGGAGAGACGTGACAGACAGCTACCTCCTCATTAAACAAGGGGATTCAGGCAGAGGCGTCGCCGAGCTCATAGAGCGCCTCGGCCCCGGTGGACTAATATATGTGGCGCCACGCCACCCCTTCAAGAAAGAGCTCGAGGAAATCCTTGGAAACGTGTTGAAGACTCTTTCCAGCAAAGGGTACAGGATAGGGGAGGCCACCCCAGGCAACGTCATGAAGCTTGTTAAAGGAGACCTCGACCTCCTCGTTGGCTCCGCAAGCTACTATGGCTCAAGCGTCAGAGGCATCGACGCGCCTGAAGCCATAAGATACGTGGTTTTCATAGGGTCCCCTGTATTCGCAGTGAAGCTTGAAGCACTCCTAGCCAACCCCAACATGATGATACGTGCACTCCTCGAGATAGCGAACCTAGCCGGGGACCCCGGTGCCCGCGGCAAGGCAGCCGACCTGAGGAGACTGGTCTACACGCTGTCGCCAGGCGAACTGAGGCTGGTTAAGCTAGCCCTCTCAGGGAAGATACCTGAGGAAACCCTTTCATCCAGTGAAAGGCTCTCCTCCAGGTATCCTGAGATAAAGAACTATTACGCTGAGACCCTTGCTAAGGTTAAATCAATCCTGGATGAAAGGCACGTCGTGGAAATGGGGTCTATAACACTTGTCTCCGTGGACGGCGACTACCTGGCATTGATACCGGATGTAATGACCTATATACAGGCCAGTGGGAGGACGAGCAGGCTCTACGGGTTGAGGATGACGCATGGATTATCCATAGTAGTCGAGTACGAGCCACTGGCTAACACGGTGAGGGGTCTTGAAGCCAGGCTCAAAGCCATCAACAGGGAGCTGGGCTTCACGGATCTAAGAGGCGTGAACCTCGAGCATGAATTAGAGCTCATTGCATCGACTAGGAGGGGAGGGGGCGCATCCAACGGCCTCAAGTACAGGTCTATCCTGGTAGTCGTCGAGTCGCCCACCAAGGCTAAGACCATAGCGAGGTTCTTCGGGAAGCCTGTGGCTAGGAGGCTGGGGGATGTATCGGTCTACGAGATCCCGGTGAAACTGGGGGATGAAATAGTCCACTTAAACATAATGCCGACCAGAGGCCACATATTCGACCTCACGACGGATAACGAGGGATACTACGGGGTCCTCATCAATGAGGGGGGCGTCAGCCCGGTGTACGAGTCTATAAAGAGGTGTAGGCTGTGCGGCACCCAGTTCACAAGCGGGGAGACGTGTCCTCGCTGCGGTAGCAGGGTTTTCACGGATTCGAAAACCGTTGTAGCTGCTTTAAGGAAGATCGCTGGTGAAGTAGATGAGGTCTACATAGCAACCGACCCGGATATAGAGGGGGAGAAGATAGCTTACGACGTGTACCTAGCCGTCAAATACTATAATGAGAAAATATGGAGGATAGAGCTACATGAGATAACAGTGCAGGAGTTCCTGAAGGCACTGGGCAGTAAGAGAGGCATCAACACGCTGCTTGTCGAAGGAGAAGTCTACAGGAGGGTTCTCGACAGGCTCATCGGCTTCAAGCTCAGCCAGGAGTTGCAATCCATGCATGGATTAAGGTTCCTTGGAGCAGGCCGGGTTCAGACCCCTGTGCTCGGATTAGTCATTGAGAGATACAGGAGCTTCCTTAGGAACAGGTGTAAGAGAGTCAGCTTCAAGCTTGGAGCCCCGTTGAACACCGTCTTCACCATCCTCGTGGACAAGGGCTCGGAGCTACCCAGCAAGCTGAAGGATGCCAGGGTGCTTAAACTCGTTAGAACCAGGAGGGAGGAGGTAGTCGTCTCCCCTAAGCCACCCTACACGACCGACGAGCTACTGGCTGACGCAGCCAGGCTCGGCCTCCCAGCTGGGACAGCAATGATGATCGCGCAGCAGCTCTTCGAAGCCGGGCTCATAACATACCATAGGACGGACAGCCATTACGTGAGCAACACCGGGATAAGCGTGGCAGTAAAGTACATGGAGGAGAAGGGTTTCAGCAGGGTGGCCAGGCCAAGCCACTGGGGATCCCAGGGAACACATGAAGCCATAAGGCCTGTCCACCCCTACGATGTCGACGACCTCCTCAAGGCCATAGCCGAGGGATTGGTCAACGTCGTCATACCTTTAACCGGGCTACACCTGAGGCTCTACGACATGATATTCAAACGGTTCATCTCAAGCCAGATGAAGCCGTTTAAATCGGTTAAATCCACCTTCGCAGTCTACTATGATGGCTTGAAGCTAGGAGAGGTGGAACTACTGACCAGGATAGTTGAAGACGGCTTCAACCTGTTCGAGAAGGTGAAGGTGCACAGTGAGCTTGATGACGTGGAATCCCTTGATGTAAGCGTCGAGGACGTGGTGATCGCTGACTCCAGTAGGATACCGCTCTACACGGAGGGCGAGCTGGTCTCATTGATGAAGCAGCTCGGCCTCGGGAGGCCGAGCACTTATTCCAAGATAATAGAGAACGTGAGGAGGCATGGCTATGTCATAGCCTCAAAGAAGAGGTTGAAGCTTATTCCAACGAAGAGGGGCATGGAGGTCTACGAATACCTGGTGTCAAGGTACCCGGACCTGGTCTCTGTTGAAACCACTAGGAGGCTGGAGGAGTCCATAGATAGAATCGGGAAGGGGGAGGTTGACGCGCGCACACTGTTAACCGAGGTGTGCTCCAGGCTGAATATATGGGGGAAGCCTGTTGAAGGCGCCACTAGTATTTCTTCCTGA
- the albA gene encoding DNA-binding protein Alba, which produces MSQPQSANTVLVGKKPVMNYVIAVLTLVHQGVKEVYIKARGRAISKAVDTVEIVKNRFLPGKVDVDEIKIGSQTVTNPQGRESRVSIIEIKIKVKE; this is translated from the coding sequence ATGTCTCAGCCCCAAAGCGCAAACACCGTACTAGTAGGTAAGAAGCCTGTAATGAACTACGTGATAGCTGTACTAACCCTGGTACACCAGGGCGTGAAAGAAGTCTACATCAAGGCACGCGGCAGAGCCATAAGCAAGGCCGTCGACACAGTGGAGATAGTGAAGAACAGGTTCCTGCCTGGAAAGGTCGACGTGGACGAGATAAAGATAGGCAGCCAGACAGTGACCAACCCACAGGGAAGGGAGTCCAGGGTCAGCATCATCGAGATAAAGATAAAGGTAAAGGAGTAG
- a CDS encoding DUF1512 domain-containing protein gives MDGDTTSLIIQVIWLILFFLIVTGLNQKIQMKIWITDIRMKLGLISSIVEEDKQRAKNMLRNLGLQTPEVLVDRVIEFFTIEPVEVEPIDIIKRMDHLIRTTDTTVRKMVESSLPHVGKYERSLVETTLSIVGVLHMIYKVVRHYLLTGEKENNWILIMQLQLQMPQILKYVNTYHEALDAFTTGKPIGDGVGPLVAYRLIESGKKVSTRVLEDTSITELWYKDRRIFVVKAEGPGSNVGHPGAVISRLVDELNGGVDLIITVDAALKLEGESTGSIAEGVGAAIGDPGPEKIAIERAASKHGIPLRALIVKMDLREAITVMRKEIFESAETTLKYLEKIMEEHTKPYSTIIVAGIGNTMGIPG, from the coding sequence ATGGATGGGGATACGACCTCGCTCATAATACAGGTGATCTGGCTCATACTCTTCTTCCTGATTGTAACCGGGCTTAACCAGAAGATCCAGATGAAGATATGGATCACTGATATACGTATGAAGCTCGGCTTGATCAGCAGCATCGTGGAGGAGGATAAGCAGAGGGCGAAGAACATGTTAAGGAACCTGGGTCTCCAGACACCTGAGGTGCTTGTGGACAGGGTGATAGAGTTCTTCACTATAGAGCCCGTTGAAGTGGAGCCGATAGACATAATAAAGAGAATGGATCACTTGATCCGGACAACCGATACAACCGTCAGGAAGATGGTTGAGTCAAGCCTGCCGCACGTGGGGAAGTATGAGAGAAGCCTCGTGGAGACAACGCTCTCAATAGTTGGAGTACTCCACATGATCTACAAGGTTGTAAGACACTACTTGTTGACTGGTGAAAAAGAGAACAACTGGATACTGATAATGCAGCTACAGTTACAGATGCCCCAGATATTGAAGTATGTGAACACGTATCATGAAGCCCTCGACGCCTTCACAACGGGGAAACCCATAGGCGACGGTGTTGGACCGCTGGTAGCATACAGGCTCATAGAGTCAGGTAAGAAGGTCTCGACAAGGGTGCTCGAGGACACGTCTATCACGGAGCTATGGTATAAGGATAGGAGGATATTCGTCGTGAAAGCCGAGGGACCCGGCAGCAATGTAGGGCATCCAGGAGCCGTTATAAGCAGGCTTGTCGACGAGTTGAACGGTGGGGTAGACCTCATAATCACGGTTGACGCGGCATTGAAGCTTGAGGGGGAGTCAACGGGCTCGATTGCCGAGGGTGTTGGCGCAGCGATAGGTGACCCGGGCCCGGAGAAGATAGCTATAGAGAGGGCTGCCTCAAAGCACGGGATCCCCTTGAGGGCGCTCATAGTTAAGATGGATTTACGTGAAGCCATAACGGTTATGCGTAAGGAGATCTTTGAAAGCGCTGAGACAACACTGAAGTATCTTGAGAAAATCATGGAGGAGCATACTAAGCCGTATTCAACAATAATAGTGGCTGGGATAGGGAACACCATGGGGATACCTGGGTGA
- a CDS encoding tyrosine--tRNA ligase — protein MDIDVKVGLAARNTVEVVTVEELRKVFEEKPRPRGYIGFEPSGLVHVGWLVWMFKVRDLVKAGVDFHILEATWHAYINDKLGGDMELIRKAARYTRIVLDAIGVPESSVKYIDAEELASDKDYWATLLRAAKHTSLARVRRALTIMGRRMDEGETDFSKLIYPLMQVTDIFYLDLDIALGGMDQRKAHMLTRDIAERLGRRKPVAIHTPIITGLQGPGERMGGGEYDEVAASVKMSKSKPETAVFVHDSPEAVEAKILKAYCPPRTVEFNPIVEINKYLLFQQEGFKLVVERPEKYGGTIIVENYADLEKMYVNGEIHPLDLKKATANALNKLLDPIRRRIESDPEARGVLEELSKAKITR, from the coding sequence ATGGACATAGATGTAAAGGTCGGCCTCGCCGCACGGAACACGGTTGAAGTTGTAACAGTCGAGGAGCTCAGGAAAGTCTTCGAGGAGAAGCCCAGGCCCCGGGGATACATAGGGTTCGAGCCCAGTGGACTCGTACATGTAGGATGGCTTGTCTGGATGTTCAAGGTCAGGGATCTCGTTAAAGCCGGCGTGGACTTCCACATTCTCGAAGCAACCTGGCACGCCTACATAAATGACAAGCTGGGCGGGGACATGGAGTTGATTCGCAAGGCGGCGAGGTACACGAGGATAGTGTTGGACGCCATAGGGGTTCCTGAGTCCAGTGTGAAATACATTGATGCAGAGGAGTTGGCGAGCGATAAGGACTACTGGGCGACACTGCTGAGGGCGGCGAAGCACACGAGCCTTGCAAGGGTTAGGAGAGCACTCACGATAATGGGGCGTAGGATGGATGAGGGGGAGACAGACTTCTCTAAGCTGATATATCCCTTGATGCAGGTAACCGACATATTCTACCTGGACCTCGACATAGCTTTAGGGGGAATGGATCAAAGGAAAGCACACATGTTGACCAGGGACATAGCGGAGAGGCTTGGACGCAGGAAACCCGTGGCAATTCACACCCCGATAATAACAGGGCTGCAGGGACCCGGCGAGAGAATGGGTGGCGGAGAATATGATGAAGTGGCAGCCAGTGTGAAGATGAGTAAGAGTAAGCCTGAGACCGCTGTATTCGTGCACGACAGCCCTGAAGCCGTTGAAGCCAAAATCCTTAAAGCCTACTGTCCCCCGCGAACGGTGGAATTCAACCCTATAGTGGAGATCAACAAGTACCTCCTGTTCCAGCAGGAGGGCTTCAAGCTAGTAGTGGAGAGACCTGAGAAATACGGGGGAACCATCATCGTTGAAAACTACGCTGACCTGGAGAAAATGTATGTGAACGGCGAGATCCACCCATTAGACTTGAAGAAGGCTACAGCCAACGCGTTAAACAAGCTCCTAGACCCCATAAGGAGACGTATAGAAAGTGATCCAGAAGCACGTGGAGTACTTGAGGAGCTTTCGAAGGCGAAAATCACAAGGTAG
- a CDS encoding DNA-binding protein, whose protein sequence is MSSERVLNVGRKSLDDYIVEVILMFQEGSERVVLKGVGPYISRAVDLYNALVSRMGDSVELVKVGIGSERIKGRMKPFIAIEIRKKY, encoded by the coding sequence GTGAGTTCTGAGCGAGTCCTGAATGTGGGTAGGAAATCTCTCGACGACTACATTGTAGAGGTTATCCTAATGTTCCAGGAGGGGAGTGAAAGAGTAGTGTTGAAAGGGGTGGGTCCCTACATAAGTAGGGCGGTAGACCTCTACAACGCCCTTGTCTCGCGAATGGGGGACAGCGTCGAACTCGTTAAAGTCGGCATCGGCAGCGAGAGGATCAAGGGGAGGATGAAGCCCTTTATAGCGATAGAGATCAGGAAGAAATACTAG